The following coding sequences are from one Magnetospirillum sp. WYHS-4 window:
- a CDS encoding ParA family protein: MARKDRKTASAGRGARPGKVLVAATGKGGAGKSTAIACLATYWASEGHKVALVDADPNQTLTRWHKKGRELSGLTLCTETDEHAIIPAIVDLAAEHDLVLVDCAGFKNQAMIFAIGAADLVLIPAMTDEANVFEAMRTRKLVESASQLSRRAIDSRAVLCRVKRSQVAVHARKQLESLKVAPLTAQFNDRVIFQEATFYGTSPTVLAPKGAAAVDVAQVAHEIEAIFWPK, from the coding sequence TTGGCACGCAAGGATAGAAAGACGGCCTCTGCGGGACGGGGCGCGCGGCCGGGCAAGGTACTGGTTGCCGCCACCGGAAAGGGGGGGGCCGGCAAGTCGACGGCCATCGCCTGCTTGGCGACCTACTGGGCGTCCGAAGGACACAAGGTGGCCTTGGTCGACGCCGATCCCAACCAGACATTGACCCGCTGGCACAAGAAGGGCCGCGAGTTGTCGGGGCTGACCCTTTGCACCGAGACGGACGAGCACGCGATCATTCCGGCCATCGTCGACTTGGCGGCCGAGCACGATCTGGTGCTGGTCGACTGCGCGGGTTTCAAGAACCAGGCGATGATCTTCGCCATCGGTGCGGCCGACTTGGTGCTGATCCCGGCAATGACGGACGAGGCCAACGTCTTCGAGGCCATGCGGACCCGCAAGCTGGTGGAAAGCGCCTCGCAATTGTCGCGCCGCGCCATCGACTCCCGCGCGGTGCTCTGCCGGGTGAAACGGTCCCAGGTGGCGGTCCATGCCCGCAAGCAGTTGGAAAGCTTGAAGGTTGCGCCGCTCACGGCCCAGTTCAACGACCGGGTCATCTTTCAGGAGGCGACCTTCTACGGCACATCGCCGACCGTCCTGGCGCCCAAAGGGGCCGCCGCCGTGGACGTGGCGCAAGTGGCCCACGAGATCGAGGCCATTTTCTGGCCGAAATGA